One Lachnospiraceae bacterium C1.1 genomic region harbors:
- the flhA gene encoding flagellar biosynthesis protein FlhA gives MPTALKNDKIKILDIGVGIYVLAAFVFFIITLPSILLDVCLCFNMTVAFAILFNTMFCKEVLDMSYYPTILLFTTIFRISLNVSSTKLILTTGEPGNVVSTFGQYVGGNDIVVGTIVFIILIIIQFVVINKGSERVSEVTARFTLDAMPGKQMAIDADLNTGAIDDKEAKRRREKIQEESTFFGSMDGAVKYVKGDATASLIITFVNIIGGLIMGVLRMGLSPAEAIEKFTILTIGDGLVGAIPSLLISLATGILVTKGTKEADFGPTLTRQIFSTPKVMTFAGGVIAFLGIATPLNPVIFVTMGALFVVGGRLMSNQLEEQKVEEEVDKEEVSAEEIRKPENVVSLLNVDPIELEFGYGIIPLADVNQGGDLLDRVVMIRRQVALELGTVVPIIRLRDNIQLNPNQYVIKIKGVQVADGEILFDHYMAMNPGYVEEEIAGIPTLEPSFHLPALWITEGQRERAESVGYTVVDPPSIIATHLTEVIRAHIAELLTREDTHNLINNLKESNPSVVDELTPKLLGLGDIQKVLQNLLQEGVSIRDLLTIFETLADYAPTTRDTDVLTEYVRQSLKRAISAKFFAGGEPTSVITLDPKVEREIMDSVKQTEQGAYLTLAPDRIKAITSASEKEIKKLEDLGRNAIVITSPIVRIYYKKLTADYFSDLIVISYNEVESSVELQSIGMITA, from the coding sequence GTCTTTGCTTCAACATGACAGTTGCATTTGCAATTCTTTTTAATACCATGTTCTGCAAAGAAGTTCTGGATATGTCCTATTATCCGACGATATTACTTTTCACGACCATATTCAGGATTTCCCTGAATGTATCGTCAACAAAGCTTATTCTGACAACAGGTGAACCGGGAAACGTAGTTTCAACCTTCGGACAGTATGTCGGAGGCAATGATATTGTCGTTGGAACCATTGTTTTTATAATTCTTATAATTATTCAGTTTGTAGTTATAAATAAGGGATCTGAGCGAGTATCTGAAGTTACTGCAAGATTCACACTTGATGCAATGCCCGGAAAGCAGATGGCTATTGATGCCGACCTTAATACCGGTGCAATAGACGACAAGGAAGCTAAGAGAAGAAGAGAAAAGATTCAGGAAGAATCAACGTTTTTCGGTTCCATGGATGGTGCCGTTAAGTATGTTAAGGGAGACGCAACGGCCTCTCTTATTATCACGTTTGTAAATATTATCGGCGGACTTATAATGGGAGTCTTGAGAATGGGTCTGAGCCCTGCCGAAGCTATAGAGAAATTTACTATCCTTACAATAGGTGACGGACTTGTAGGAGCTATTCCTTCACTTCTTATATCACTGGCAACAGGTATCCTTGTTACCAAGGGTACAAAAGAGGCAGATTTCGGTCCGACTCTTACACGTCAGATATTCTCTACACCTAAGGTAATGACTTTTGCAGGAGGCGTAATTGCATTTTTAGGAATAGCAACTCCTCTTAATCCCGTAATATTTGTTACAATGGGTGCACTTTTTGTAGTTGGCGGAAGGCTGATGTCCAACCAGCTTGAAGAGCAGAAAGTCGAGGAAGAGGTTGATAAGGAAGAGGTTTCCGCAGAAGAGATCAGAAAGCCGGAGAATGTTGTATCGCTCCTTAATGTAGATCCTATAGAGCTCGAATTCGGTTATGGTATCATTCCGCTGGCCGATGTCAATCAGGGCGGAGATCTCTTAGACCGTGTTGTAATGATCAGAAGACAGGTGGCATTAGAGCTTGGTACTGTAGTTCCGATCATCAGATTAAGAGATAATATACAGCTGAACCCTAATCAGTATGTTATTAAAATAAAGGGTGTACAGGTTGCAGATGGAGAAATCCTTTTTGACCATTATATGGCAATGAATCCCGGATATGTTGAGGAAGAGATAGCCGGAATTCCTACACTTGAGCCGTCATTCCATCTCCCGGCACTCTGGATAACCGAGGGTCAGAGAGAAAGAGCTGAATCAGTCGGTTATACAGTTGTAGATCCTCCGTCAATAATAGCAACACATCTGACAGAGGTCATCAGGGCTCATATTGCAGAGCTTCTTACGAGAGAAGATACGCATAATCTTATCAACAATCTTAAAGAATCCAATCCTTCTGTTGTTGATGAGCTTACGCCGAAACTTCTCGGTCTCGGAGATATTCAGAAAGTATTGCAGAATCTTCTTCAGGAAGGTGTTTCTATACGAGACTTGCTCACAATATTTGAAACACTGGCCGATTACGCACCGACTACAAGAGATACCGATGTACTCACAGAGTATGTAAGACAGTCGCTTAAGCGTGCGATAAGTGCAAAATTCTTTGCCGGAGGAGAACCCACAAGCGTGATAACGCTTGATCCAAAGGTTGAGAGAGAAATAATGGATTCCGTAAAACAGACAGAGCAGGGGGCTTATCTTACTCTTGCTCCTGACAGGATAAAGGCAATAACGTCAGCATCGGAGAAAGAGATCAAAAAACTGGAGGATCTCGGCAGAAACGCGATAGTTATCACATCTCCGATTGTAAGAATTTATTATAAAAAGCTTACGGCTGATTATTTTTCTGACCTTATTGTGATATCATATAATGAAGTGGAGAGCAGCGTGGAACTTCAGTCAATAGGCATGATAACAGCATGA